In one window of Oncorhynchus gorbuscha isolate QuinsamMale2020 ecotype Even-year linkage group LG23, OgorEven_v1.0, whole genome shotgun sequence DNA:
- the LOC124010907 gene encoding zinc finger protein 2 homolog, whose product MSETSVLHQRISSVMDILASAAVTEICKLVEDCCGALNVEVFQSKEQIKMLEKQLSLTESRYRSVSGIEGQTFVTCGSSRTNSPSGNSPAADAEDEDFQQFIVSEEEFPPEQQHYKQEWSPSLGKDNWNPIQIKEEQGEFSIIQEEEDSVFTPAWVKSDYDQYSTQSSQTQSEEYKDRMASTEQIKTEPKEDDSSETTSDSHPQGKLKKTWTEKGQSLNGRKSMDLKSPVQRSSHTEDKSFCCSDCGECFAQMGTLDSHMRTHTRDKSYHCQDCDKVFTRIDCFKLHMKAHTGEKPHRCGECGKCFSQVGYLNYHIKTHTGEKPHRCHDCGKCFFRVGELTLHRRIHTGEKPHRCQVCGKCFARPSNLSSHIRIHTGEKSYSCHYCGKKFVIKVI is encoded by the exons ATGTCGGAGACGAGTGTTTTGCATCAACGGATAAGCTCCGTCATGGACATTCTAGCCTCCGCTGCCGTGACAGAGATTTGCAAATTAGTAGAGGATTGCTGTGGAGCGTTAAATGTAGAAGTCTTTCAAAGCAAAGAGCAAATCAAAATGCTAGAGAAGCAACTAAGCCTGACTGAGTCGAGGTACAGGTCGGTGAGTGGCATAGAAGGGCAGACGTTTGTTACCTGTGGCTCATCGAGAACCAACAGTCCTTCGGGCAATTCCCCCGCGGCTGATGCTGAAGACGAAG ATTTCCAGCAGTTCATTGTCTCTGAAGAGGAGTTTCCCCCCGAGCAGCAGCATTATAAGCAGGAGTGGAGCCCCAGTCTGGGGAAAGATAATTGGAACCCCATACAGATTAAAGAGGAACAGGGGGAATTCAGTATCATCCAGGAGGAGGAAGACTCTGTATTCACTCCTGCCTGGGTGAAAAGTGACTATGATCAGTACTCAACTCAGTCCTCACAAACCCAAAGTGAAGAATACAAAGACAGAATGGCCTCAACTGAACAGATCAAAACAGAACCTAAGGAAGATGATTCCTCAGAGACAACCAGTGACTCTCATCCCCAGGGCAAATTAAAGAAGACATGGACAGAAAAAGGACAAAGCTTGAATGGTAGAAAATCCATGGATTTGAAATCACCAGTGCAAAGGAGTAGTCACACAGAAGATAAATCATTTTGCTGTAGTGATTGTGGTGAATGTTTTGCTCAGATGGGAACACTGGATTCTCATATGAGGACCCACACACGGGATAAATCGTATCACTGTCAGGATTGTGACAAAGTATTCACTCGGATTGACTGCTTCAAATTGCACATGAAGgcccacacaggagagaaaccgcaTCGCTGTGGTGAATGTGGCAAATGTTTTTCTCAAGTTGGGTATCTGAACTATCACATAAAGactcacacaggggagaaacctcaTCGCTGTCATGATTGTGGCAAATGTTTCTTTCGAGTTGGTGAGCTGACACTTCATAGGAGGATTCACACAGGCGAGAAACCACATCGCTGCCAGGTCTGTGGCAAATGTTTTGCTCGTCCTAGTAATCTGAGTTCTCACATTAGgattcacacaggggagaaatctTATAGCTGTCATTATTGTGGCAAAAAATTCGTCATAAAGGTAATCTGA